One segment of Anastrepha obliqua isolate idAnaObli1 chromosome 3, idAnaObli1_1.0, whole genome shotgun sequence DNA contains the following:
- the LOC129241759 gene encoding circadian locomoter output cycles protein kaput isoform X2: protein MEDESEDKDDTKRKSRNLSEKKRRDQFNSLVNDLSALISTSNRKMDKSTVLKSTIAFLKHHNEATDRSKVFEIQQDWKPSFLTNDEFTHLMLESLDGFIIVFSGIGSICYASESITPLLGYLPSDLVNMTIFDLTYEMDHESLLNAFLNPKPVIEPLQTDINSSNQITFHLHLRRGGIDKVDANAYELVKFVGYFRNDVNLDSVQSENNLSLPRIFEMNPGAKIDKKLIFVGTGRIQTPQLIREMSAIDPTCNEFTSKHSMEWKFLFLDHRAPPIIGYMPFEVLGTSGYDYYHFDDLDSIVACHEELMQKGECRSCYYRFLTKGQQWIWLQTEFYVSYHQFSSKPDYVVSTHKVVSYADVIQQSKAGNKVDTTPSINNSTSKSSTITLKDVETSNQSQNHSTLSASDSSNIIMGMLNEASPTMDTSSVWPNASSTTGVTPTTFKISRPSSSYGNISSTGISPTAKRKRYFSHKPGNESDSTSMSADSVISKHSLMTHLSSSRQHHGHSSAMQMPESTTHPQQMNASNQNLLHSHLQSQQNANLQTRQSQSDQKLIPMIPQHTMAQAQIVANSPCQFNQAPYPLRTSQIVGPTFLEPSQYLAAIPVQPMIAQFPVAPVVSPLPASVSTVQPWKTATQSPHATLDPLQTQADMLSGAVVMTPTQTQLQDQLQRKHDELQKLIMHQQDELRMVSEQLLLARYTLLQPMVPINYNAPTNNNRANFNFSSESTMEQQFNQLGFTMNSAEQLQETAGQQMMMQQLQQQQQHNMPHLPSQQQQMHNHNHQQHTSQHHHQQQQQQNHQQQVSQLQQLSSHQQQTQQQQQQQPQQQQQSQQQLNILSRSVPDLAQFGHEEIDDFFNLSPLQTMGNSQSSLNQRNNNNTVTTSNGQQQQSALNQNFMNNTTNTPQATNEDSLLSYMQMATESSPTLNFSMGISDDGSESQGERIGNKLIGSSQPLQQQQQQRHQVLAHQQQQQQQQQRTNNFFPNNPFQALGNQATTNQLPNDLEILPYQMSQEQSQNLFNSPQSTRNSH from the exons GTATTGGTTCCATATGCTACGCATCTGAAAGTATTACGCCCCTGTTGGGCTACTTGCCG AGTGACCTAGTGAATATGACCATTTTCGATCTAACCTACGAAATGGATCACGAAAGTCTACTTAATGCATTTTTAAACCCCAAACCGGTTATCGAACCTCTACAGACTGACATCAACTCTAGTAATCAAATaacttttcatttgcatttaagACGTGGCGGCATCGATAAAGTGGACGCGAATGCGTACGAGTTAGTAAAGTTTGTAGGTTATTTTA GAAACGATGTGAATCTGGACAGCGTACAATCGGAGAATAATTTATCGCTGCCGCGCATCTTCGAAATGAATCCCGGCGCTAAGATCGAcaagaaattgatttttgttggCACTGGTCGTATACAAACGCCGCAGTTGATTCGTGAGATGTCCGCGATCGATCCGACCTGCAACGAGTTCACATCCAAGCATAGCATGGAATGGAAATTCCTCTTCCTTGACCATCGAGCGCCGCCCATTATTGGTTATATGCCCTTCGAAGTGCTTGGCACATCCGGCTACGATTACTATCATTTCGATGATCTTGATAGCATCGTCGCATGTCATGAGGAAT TGATGCAGAAGGGCGAGTGTAGGTCCTGCTATTATCGTTTCCTCACTAAGGGACAGCAATGGATATGGCTACAGACGGAGTTCTATGTGTCATACCACCAGTTTAGCTCGAAACCGGACTATGTTGTATCCACACACAAAGTTGTCAGCTATGCCGATGTTATACAACAAAGCAAGGCGGGGAATAAAGTGGATACAACTCCGTCGATCAATAATAGTACCAGCAAATCGTCAACAATTACGCTGAAAGATGTCGAAACTAGTAACCAAAGCCAAAACCACTCCACGCTGTCAGCGAGTGATAGTAGTAATATCATAATGGGCATGTTGAATGAAGCATCACCCACGATGGATACGTCATCAGTATGGCCGAACGCTTCGTCAACTACTGGCGTAACACCCACAACGTTCAAAATATCTCGACCCTCTTCAAGTTATGGCAACATCAGCTCCACTGGAATCTCACCGACGGCGAAACGGAAACGTTACTTTTCTCACAAACCCGGCAACGAATCGGACTCGACCTCTATGTCTGCGGATTCTGTCATCAGCAAGCATTCGCTTATGACTCATTTGAGCTCG AGCCGACAACATCATGGTCATAGCTCGGCCATGCAAATGCCGGAGAGCACAACGCACCCACAGCAGATGAACGCATCTAATCAAAATCTATTGCATAGCCATCTCCAATCCCAACAGAACGCAAACCTACAAACGAGGCAATCACAAAGTGATCAAAAACTCATACCAATGATACCACAACATACTATGGCCCAAGCACAAATAGTAGCAAACAGCCCGTGCCAATTTAATCAGGCACCCTACCCACTACGCACCTCACAGATTGTGGGCCCCACGTTTCTGGAACCTTCACAGTACCTCGCCGCAATACCTGTGCAACCGATGATTGCGCAGTTCCCAGTTGCACCGGTGGTCTCCCCGCTACCCGCGAGTGTGTCCACAGTTCAGCCTTGGAAGACGGCAACGCAGTCACCGCACGCCACCTTAGATCCATTGCAAACCCAGGCAGACATGCTGTCGGGCGCCGTGGTGATGACACCGACACAGACGCAACTGCAAGACCAACTCCAGCGCAAACATGATGAACTACAAAAGCTAATCATGCATCAGCAGGATGAGCTGCGAATGGTGTCCgagcagctgctgctggcgCGTTACACTTTACTGCAGCCAATGGTGCCAATAAATTATAACGCGCCCACAAACAACAACCGAGCGAACTTCAACTTTAGCAGCGAGAGCACCATGGAACAGCAGTTTAATCAGCTGGGCTTCACAATGAATTCTGCCGAGCAGCTACAGGAGACGGCGGGGCAGCAGATGATGATGCAGCAactgcaacagcagcagcaacataaCATGCCGCATCTGCcatcacagcaacaacaaatgcatAATCACAATCACCAGCAACACACCAGCCAACATCAtcatcagcagcaacagcagcagaatCATCAACAGCAAGTCTCACAGCTGCAACAGCTCTCATCGCATCAACAACaaacacagcaacaacaacagcaacagccgcaacagcaacagcaatcgCAGCAGCAATTAAACATTTTATCACGCAGCGTACCTGATCTTGCCCAATTTGGTCACGAAGAGATCGATGATTTCTTCAATCTTTCACCGTTGCAAACAATGGGCAACTCACAGTCGAGTCTTAATCagcgcaacaacaataacacggTAACCACCAGCAATGGACAGCAACAACAATCGGCGCTAAATCAGAATTTCATGAACAACACAACCAACACaccgcaagccaccaatgaagaCTCCTTGCTTAGCTACATGCAAATGGCCACCGAGTCCAGTCCCACACTCAACTTTTCGATGGGCATTAGCGACGACGGATCCGAGTCGCAAGGTGAACGCATCGGCAACAAACTCATTGGCAGCAGTCAACCactgcaacagcagcagcaacagcgacATCAGGTGCTggcacaccaacaacaacagcagcagcagcagcaacgtaCTAATAATTTCTTTCCCAACAATCCCTTTCAAGCGCTCGGCAATCAAGCGACTACAAACCAATTGCCAAACGATCTAGAAATATTGCCCTATCAGATGTCACAGGAGCAGTCGCAGAACCTCTTCAACTCACCGCAATCAACAAGAAATAGTCATTAG